Proteins encoded by one window of Lathyrus oleraceus cultivar Zhongwan6 chromosome 1, CAAS_Psat_ZW6_1.0, whole genome shotgun sequence:
- the LOC127118061 gene encoding protein OXIDATIVE STRESS 3 produces the protein MNVKGIMMKENKSDSTTSSSIGTFSEDSMNSLCSCSSELIEDADSSSTSSSHSNGSLCDLSELMNNLPIKRGLSMFYEGKTQSFSCLGEVEKMEDVRKKSNKRMKSCRSYGDRIWYNSPKATISKKTSRLTFSSVLTKRGSFLQRSS, from the exons ATGAATGTTAAAGGAATAATGATGAAGGAAAATAAAAGTGATTCAACAACATCATCATCCATTGGAACATTTTCAGAAGATTCAATGAATTCTTTGTGTTCTTGTTCATCTGAGTTGATAGAGGATGCTGATTCATCTTCAACTTCATCATCACATTCAAATGGATCTTTATGTGACTTATCAGAGCTCATGAACAATCTTCCAATAAA GAGAGGGTTGTCAATGTTCTATGAAGGGAAGACACAATCATTCAGTTGCTTAGGTGAGGTAGAAAAGATGGAAGATGTTCGAAAGAAAAGCAATAAGAGAATGAAGTCATGTAGAAGTTATGGTGATAGAATATGGTATAATAGTCCAAAGGCAACAATATCAAAAAAGACTTCAAGACTGACTTTTTCATCTGTATTAACTAAAAGAGGGAGTTTCTTACAAAGGTCTAGCTAG
- the LOC127118071 gene encoding glutathione hydrolase 3 isoform X2 yields MFPSSLSCCQPLVLFSYSIPFLSQLLLLVIGLTVKGGINFGILEGVERYNEGKTDNKGQVIESEIGVVAADDVRCSTVGVSMLRLGGHAVDAAVATALCIGVVLQASSGIGGGSFMVVKSSSSSNAQAFDMRETAPIAASQNMYQGNPEAKVLGALSMGVPGELAGLHAAWLKHGRLPWKTLFQPAIELAKNGFVVSPTLSNYIASSKINIMSDPGLRNIYAPNGILIKEGEICSNVELGQTLEIVAEEGIQAFYNGTIGEKLVKDVREVGGILTMEDLRNYKVEITDAMVVNVMGYTIYGMPPPSSGTLALSLVLNILDSYGSFDAAKGNLGIHRVIEALKHTFAIRMNLGDPNFENVTETVSEMLSPSFAQTIQRRILDNTTFPPEYYMERWSQLRDHGTSHLCVVDADRNAVSLTTSVNRHFGAGIRSTSTGIVINDEMDDFSIPTDISPGELPPAPTNFIEPNKRPLSSMTPIIITKDDQLVGVIGGSGGMRIIPEVTQVFLNHFILGMKPLDAVLRPRIYTKLLPDTVLYENLTAYDGEHIELSEESRLFLKERGHQLRACEVGVEAVTQLIVHTPKTSINIHRKLGENTNSHVKHGTLTAVSDPRKGGCPAAV; encoded by the exons ATGTTTCCTTCTTCTCTTTCTTGCTGCCAACCGTTAGTTCTCTTTTCTTATTCAATTCCCTTTTTATCACAACTACTATTATTAG TTATTGGACTAACGGTAAAAGGCGGCATAAATTTCGGGATATTGGAAGGAGTCGAAAGATATAATGAGGGAAAAACAGACAATAAGGGACAAGTTATTGAATCGGAAATTGGAGTTGTTGCAGCTGACGATGTTCGCTGTTCGACTGTTGGTGTTTCAATGCTTAGGCTTGGGGGGCATGCTGTTGATGCTGCTGTGGCTACTGCGTTATGCATTGGTGTTGTTTTGCAGGCTTCGAGCGGCATAGGAGGTGGCTCTTTCATGGTTGTGAAATCATCTTCTAGCTCTAATGCTCAAGCTTTTGACATGAGAGAAACTGCTCCTATCGCTGCTTCACAG AATATGTATCAGGGAAATCCTGAAGCTAAGGTCTTAGGTGCCTTGTCAATGGGAGTTCCTGGTGAGTTAGCTGGCCTTCATGCAGCGTGGTTGAAGCATGGAAGATTGCCATGGAAGACGTTATTCCAACCAGCTATAGAACTTGCGAAAAATGGTTTCGTAGTGTCTCCTACTCTCAGCAATTACATTGCTTCATCTAAAATTAACATAATGAGTGATCCCGGGTTAAGAAATATATACGCACCTAATGGAATTTTGATAAAAGAAGGTGAGATATGTAGTAATGTGGAACTTGGACAAACTTTAGAGATAGTGGCAGAGGAAGGGATACAAGCTTTCTACAATGGAACCATTGGTGAGAAGTTAGTTAAGGATGTTAGAGAAGTTGGTGGCATTTTAACAATGGAGGATTTACGAAATTACAAGGTGGAAATTACAGATGCAATGGTTGTGAATGTGATGGGATACACCATATATGGAATGCCACCTCCTTCAAGTGGAACACTTGCTCTTTCTCTG GTCCTAAACATCTTGGATAGTTATGGAAGTTTTGATGCTGCAAAGGGAAATTTGGGGATACATAGAGTAATAGAAGCTTTGAAACATACGTTTGCTATCCGAATGAATTTGGGTGATCCGAACTTTGAAAACGTTACTGAAACTGTATCCGAGATGCTTTCGCCATCTTTTGCACAAACTATTCAGCGCCGGATACTTGATAACACTACTTTCCCTCCAGAGTACTATATGGAAAG GTGGAGCCAACTTAGAGATCACGGAACAAGCCATTTGTGCGTTGTAGATGCTGATAGAAACGCGGTATCATTGACAACATCTGTAAACAGACACTTTGGAGCTGGGATTCGTTCAACGTCAACTGGTATTGTGATCAACGATGAAATGGATGATTTCTCTATACCGACTGATATATCCCCCGGTGAACTACCTCCAGCGCCAACAAATTTTATTGAACCAAACAAAAGGCCGTTGTCTTCCATGACTCCTATTATTATCACAAAG GATGACCAATTGGTCGGGGTAATTGGAGGAAGCGGCGGAATGCGAATTATTCCAGAAGTGACTCAAGTCTTTCTCAATCATTTCATCTTAGGAATGAAACCTTTAGATGCAGTTCTGAGACCAAGGATCTATACCAAG CTATTACCGGATACAGTTTTGTATGAGAACTTGACTGCGTATGATGGTGAGCACATTGAACTTTCCGAAGAAAGTAGACTTTTCCTAAAAGAGAGAGGTCACCAATTGCGTGCATGTGAAGTCGGAGTCGAAGCTGTTACTCAGCTTATTGTTCATACTCCCAAAACATCTATTAACATTCATAGGAAACTTGGTGAGAACACCAATTCACATGTAAAGCATGGCACTCTAACAGCAGTAAGTGATCCAAGAAAGGGTGGTTGTCCGGCTGCTGTTTAA
- the LOC127118071 gene encoding glutathione hydrolase 3 isoform X1, which translates to MDSPLLRPHHHVSLNRNIFLCFLLLFLAANLIGLTVKGGINFGILEGVERYNEGKTDNKGQVIESEIGVVAADDVRCSTVGVSMLRLGGHAVDAAVATALCIGVVLQASSGIGGGSFMVVKSSSSSNAQAFDMRETAPIAASQNMYQGNPEAKVLGALSMGVPGELAGLHAAWLKHGRLPWKTLFQPAIELAKNGFVVSPTLSNYIASSKINIMSDPGLRNIYAPNGILIKEGEICSNVELGQTLEIVAEEGIQAFYNGTIGEKLVKDVREVGGILTMEDLRNYKVEITDAMVVNVMGYTIYGMPPPSSGTLALSLVLNILDSYGSFDAAKGNLGIHRVIEALKHTFAIRMNLGDPNFENVTETVSEMLSPSFAQTIQRRILDNTTFPPEYYMERWSQLRDHGTSHLCVVDADRNAVSLTTSVNRHFGAGIRSTSTGIVINDEMDDFSIPTDISPGELPPAPTNFIEPNKRPLSSMTPIIITKDDQLVGVIGGSGGMRIIPEVTQVFLNHFILGMKPLDAVLRPRIYTKLLPDTVLYENLTAYDGEHIELSEESRLFLKERGHQLRACEVGVEAVTQLIVHTPKTSINIHRKLGENTNSHVKHGTLTAVSDPRKGGCPAAV; encoded by the exons ATGGATTCTCCTTTGTTAAGACCCCATCATCATGTCTCTCTCAATCGGAACATTTTTCTATGTTTCCTTCTTCTCTTTCTTGCTGCCAACC TTATTGGACTAACGGTAAAAGGCGGCATAAATTTCGGGATATTGGAAGGAGTCGAAAGATATAATGAGGGAAAAACAGACAATAAGGGACAAGTTATTGAATCGGAAATTGGAGTTGTTGCAGCTGACGATGTTCGCTGTTCGACTGTTGGTGTTTCAATGCTTAGGCTTGGGGGGCATGCTGTTGATGCTGCTGTGGCTACTGCGTTATGCATTGGTGTTGTTTTGCAGGCTTCGAGCGGCATAGGAGGTGGCTCTTTCATGGTTGTGAAATCATCTTCTAGCTCTAATGCTCAAGCTTTTGACATGAGAGAAACTGCTCCTATCGCTGCTTCACAG AATATGTATCAGGGAAATCCTGAAGCTAAGGTCTTAGGTGCCTTGTCAATGGGAGTTCCTGGTGAGTTAGCTGGCCTTCATGCAGCGTGGTTGAAGCATGGAAGATTGCCATGGAAGACGTTATTCCAACCAGCTATAGAACTTGCGAAAAATGGTTTCGTAGTGTCTCCTACTCTCAGCAATTACATTGCTTCATCTAAAATTAACATAATGAGTGATCCCGGGTTAAGAAATATATACGCACCTAATGGAATTTTGATAAAAGAAGGTGAGATATGTAGTAATGTGGAACTTGGACAAACTTTAGAGATAGTGGCAGAGGAAGGGATACAAGCTTTCTACAATGGAACCATTGGTGAGAAGTTAGTTAAGGATGTTAGAGAAGTTGGTGGCATTTTAACAATGGAGGATTTACGAAATTACAAGGTGGAAATTACAGATGCAATGGTTGTGAATGTGATGGGATACACCATATATGGAATGCCACCTCCTTCAAGTGGAACACTTGCTCTTTCTCTG GTCCTAAACATCTTGGATAGTTATGGAAGTTTTGATGCTGCAAAGGGAAATTTGGGGATACATAGAGTAATAGAAGCTTTGAAACATACGTTTGCTATCCGAATGAATTTGGGTGATCCGAACTTTGAAAACGTTACTGAAACTGTATCCGAGATGCTTTCGCCATCTTTTGCACAAACTATTCAGCGCCGGATACTTGATAACACTACTTTCCCTCCAGAGTACTATATGGAAAG GTGGAGCCAACTTAGAGATCACGGAACAAGCCATTTGTGCGTTGTAGATGCTGATAGAAACGCGGTATCATTGACAACATCTGTAAACAGACACTTTGGAGCTGGGATTCGTTCAACGTCAACTGGTATTGTGATCAACGATGAAATGGATGATTTCTCTATACCGACTGATATATCCCCCGGTGAACTACCTCCAGCGCCAACAAATTTTATTGAACCAAACAAAAGGCCGTTGTCTTCCATGACTCCTATTATTATCACAAAG GATGACCAATTGGTCGGGGTAATTGGAGGAAGCGGCGGAATGCGAATTATTCCAGAAGTGACTCAAGTCTTTCTCAATCATTTCATCTTAGGAATGAAACCTTTAGATGCAGTTCTGAGACCAAGGATCTATACCAAG CTATTACCGGATACAGTTTTGTATGAGAACTTGACTGCGTATGATGGTGAGCACATTGAACTTTCCGAAGAAAGTAGACTTTTCCTAAAAGAGAGAGGTCACCAATTGCGTGCATGTGAAGTCGGAGTCGAAGCTGTTACTCAGCTTATTGTTCATACTCCCAAAACATCTATTAACATTCATAGGAAACTTGGTGAGAACACCAATTCACATGTAAAGCATGGCACTCTAACAGCAGTAAGTGATCCAAGAAAGGGTGGTTGTCCGGCTGCTGTTTAA